The following coding sequences are from one Ochotona princeps isolate mOchPri1 chromosome 8, mOchPri1.hap1, whole genome shotgun sequence window:
- the LGALSL gene encoding galectin-related protein has product MAGSVADSDAVVKLDDGHFNNSLGSPVQAEVYFPRLIVPFCGHIKGGMRPGKKVLVMGIVDLNPESFAISLTCGDSEDPPADVAIELKAVFTDRQLLRNSCISGERGEEQSAIPYFPFIPDQPFRVEILCEHPRFRVFVDGHQLFDFYHRIQTLSAIDTIKINGDLQITKLG; this is encoded by the exons ATGGCGGGATCAGTGGCTGACAGTGATGCGGTGGTG AAACTAGATGATGGACATTTCAACAACTCCTTGGGCTCTCCGGTTCAAGCCGAAGTGTACTTCCCACGACTG ATAGTTCCATTTTGTGGACACATCAAAGGTGGCATGAGACCCGGGAAGAAGGTGTTAGTGATGGGCATTGTAGATCTCAATCCTGAGAG CTTTGCCATCAGCCTGACCTGCGGTGACTCAGAAGATCCCCCCGCCGATGTGGCCATCGAGCTCAAGGCTGTGTTCACAGACCGGCAGCTGCTCAGAAATTCTTGCATTTccggagagaggggagaggagcagTCGGCAATCCCGTACTTCCCATTCATCCCAGACCAGCCTTTCAGA GTGGAAATTCTCTGTGAGCACCCACGGTTCAGGGTGTTTGTGGACGgacaccagctttttgatttttacCACCGCATTCAAACGTTATCCGCGATTGACACCATAAAGATTAACGGGGACCTCCAGATCACCAAACTTGGCTAA